A genomic segment from Aspergillus puulaauensis MK2 DNA, chromosome 1, nearly complete sequence encodes:
- a CDS encoding BTB/POZ domain-containing protein (COG:S;~EggNog:ENOG410PMED;~InterPro:IPR000210,IPR011333;~PFAM:PF00651;~go_function: GO:0005515 - protein binding [Evidence IEA]) → MLTSRRHHQSHSDSLSSKYGTSKATFRSKRHTRDASVVSRRHERRQVPDSPPDGSSLSSSVITICVGPDRRLFAAHKEILCASPFFATACSRAQTLDPFNGRRIALPEEQPEVFSCILEYLYRGDYYPRLIQNERRDTWELENPRLVDGQTDGATLFHPAAGAEILKDTIVYCAANKYGLEHLKRLSLVKQGLHTGIQCSTILASARYAYANTPDHESKLRAHYLALIIRSRSTFKRSGTMQMEMEKGGKLFFDLFVAMCNHMDDLAAPSTKPSLAG, encoded by the exons ATGCTGACGTCCAGGCGACACCACCAATCCCACTCAGACAGCCTTTCCTCCAAATACGGAACCTCAAAAGCTACTTTTCGCTCTAAGCGTCACACCAGGGATGCTTCAGTCGTGTCGAGACGCCATGAAAGGCGCCAAGTACCAGATAGCCCGCCAGATGGGAG CTCTCTATCCTCGTCTGTAATCACCATTTGCGTCGGCCCAGACAGACGGCTTTTCGCCGCCCACAAGGAAATCCTCTGCGCTTCACCCTTTTTCGCAACCGCATGCTCCCGTGCCCAGACGCTTGACCCTTTCAACGGTCGGCGAATAGCCTTACCCGAAGAGCAACCGGAGGTATTCTCTTGCATCCTTGAGTACCTGTACAGGGGCGATTACTATCCCCGATTGATTCAAAATGAGCGGCGCGACACatgggagttggagaatccCAGGCTCGTGGACGGGCAAACCGACGGAGCTACACTCTTCCACCCAGCTGCTGGCGCGGAAATCCTGAAAGATACCATTGTTTA CTGTGCCGCAAACAAGTACGGCCTCGAGCACCTCAAACGCCTCTCCCTCGTGAAACAGGGCTTGCACACAGGTATTCAGTGCAGCACTATCCTTGCAAGTGCCCGTTACGCCTACGCCAACACACCGGACCACGAATCCAAGCTCCGAGCTCACTACCTCGCTCTTATCATCCGCAGTAGGTCCACCTTTAAGAGGAGCGGTACGATGCaaatggagatggaaaaggGTGGGAAATTATTCTTCGATCTTTTCGTGGCAATGTGTAACCACATG GATGACCTCGCGGCGCCGAGCACTAAGCCTTCCCTTGCCGGGTGA